The following are encoded together in the Triticum dicoccoides isolate Atlit2015 ecotype Zavitan chromosome 6B, WEW_v2.0, whole genome shotgun sequence genome:
- the LOC119322568 gene encoding putative disease resistance protein RGA3, with protein sequence MAMVLDAFASYVLNMLTEMAREEVHMLLGFRRVIDKMDIKLRDLKNFLADVDKRNITDKSVQEWVGELKRAMYEAADILDLCQLKAMERRPSTLNVGCFNPLLFCMRNPSHAHDIGTRIKALNKRLDTIKEQSAAFSFINLGAYEDRGSKVQTSHSGNTGRETSGGFDRLGVVGEKIEEDTRKLVEIMLTEKEGNTNIMVVAIVGVGGIGKTTLAQKVFSDETVKDEFDKTIWLSINQNIDKVELLRTIITLAGGIHGGEKALAVLQPILSTALTGKRLLLVLDDVWSHGAWGDILEIPLANVVAQGSRVLVTTRDERVARGMKAVLPYHHIDKLEEEDAWLLLKKQIVSSETNEHEVDMLKDIGLQIIAKCDGLPLAVKVMGGLLCQKDNKHRDWEMVLDDSIWSVSGMPEVLNHAVHLSYEDLPSCIKQCFLCYSLLPKTALFGRDDIIGMWISEGFLHGPSDDLEELGSKYYKELIMRNLIEPNAQYLDQCVCNMHDVVRSFAQFVARDEALTALSGETNIDSKLSAHKFLRLSLESKASESDGLDWSSLEAQKTLRTLISVGHINMKPSDSLVHFPCLRTLHIDSAHVVRLVESLHEFKHLRYLSLQNSDISCLPDSIGKMKFLQYINLRGCQQFVELPHSIVKLWKLRYLNFNKTSISGIPRGFCDLTNLRIIHGFPAQVDGEWCSVEELGPLYRLKHVGIQGLENVTTSSSAAKARLGEKVHLTNLDLTCSSILGDNGLIREEDMVSEEEQQRIEKVFDELCPPPRLEYLAIEGYFGRWLPRWMMSSSAMPLKSLRTLMIDDLACCTQLPDGLCQLPYLEFIQINRAPAIKRVGPDFLQSYHQHSPRPSQVVIAFPRLHVMNLAGMVEWEEWEWEEQVQAFPVLQNLALISCKLRRLPPGLAYQARALNVLSIQQVQGLSSLENFGSLVELEVAGGLDLERITNLPRLKKLTIKNCSKVKVLEGVPALQTLVLVDLNMETLPEYMRGINARHLELYCSLALLASIAAGQSGPLWDKFSHVEHVKAYAREGDTPRKWFVLYTANPYNLETNVSRSFMSKGILSSFEDTQRFESVFRMTRKTFSYICSLVCVPSLEDMNRYTFVDGRVLCLEDRVAVALRMLYSSEPPETLGSSVDVNKSTILLVTERFVDAVFKRARHHLRWPDSSKMDMIKSMFDKIHNMDNCCGVICTTHIPFGLNCDHEKSGSIQMQVVVDTETRFTNIWLELADSKTKLRILHDSEIFEGCEKGDWLNGSKLKVALDGSEVGEYIIGDAGYPLLPWLITPYQDDLSDSKVEFNRRHSAATTCAPKALARLQDTWKYLQGDAWWPVNPEIMAKMICAFCMLHNIVIDMEEDAAVQSIEELSFFENVRQLKNEDAIRARDMLSQHFLIGRSSKSGVGTVDPEEDDELAASSRSSSLFRWLRR encoded by the exons ATGGCAATGGTCCTGGATGCATTTGCATCCTATGTGCTAAACATGCTAACGGAGATGGCGAGGGAAGAGGTGCACATGCTGCTTGGATTCAGACGGGTGATTGACAAGATGGACATTAAACTTAGGGACCTCAAGAACTTCCTCGCCGATGTTGACAAGAGAAACATCACCGACAAGAGCGTGCAAGAGTGGGTGGGCGAACTCAAGCGTGCCATGTACGAAGCTGCTGATATACTTGACCTCTGCCAGCTCAAGGCTATGGAGCGCCGTCCGTCCACTTTAAATGTGGGGTGCTTCAACCCCTTGCTCTTTTGCATGCGGAATCCCTCCCATGCCCACGATATTGGCACCCGCATCAAGGCGCTCAACAAGAGGCTCGACACCATCAAGGAGCAAAGCGCTGCTTTCAGCTTCATCAATCTTGGTGCCTATGAGGATCGTGGCAGCAAGGTGCAAACATCTCATTCTGGTAATACCGGCCGTGAGACCTCAGGAGGGTTTGATCGGTTGGGTGTAGTTGGGGAGAAGATCGAAGAGGACACCAGAAAGCTGGTTGAGATCATGCTGACTGAAAAGGAGGGCAATACCAACATCATGGTGGTCGCTATTGTTGGTGTAGGCGGGATCGGTAAGACCACCCTTGCCCAGAAGGTCTTCAGTGATGAAACCGTTAAGGACGAGTTTGACAAGACGATATGGTTGAGCATCAACCAGAACATTGATAAGGTTGAGTTGCTCAGGACAATCATCACGCTTGCAGGGGGCATACACGGAGGTGAAAAGGCGTTGGCTGTGTTGCAGCCAATCCTTAGTACTGCCTTGACAGGGAAAAGGCTATTGCTGGTGCTAGATGACGTGTGGAGCCACGGAGCATGGGGTGATATCCTCGAAATACCCTTGGCTAATGTTGTCGCTCAAGGTAGTCGAGTCCTTGTCACTACTAGAGATGAAAGAGTTGCCCGAGGGATGAAAGCTGTGCTTCCTTACCACCACATCGACAAATTAGAGGAGGAGGACGCCTGGTTATTGCTCAAAAAACAG ATAGTCTCAAGTGAAACAAATGAACATGAAGTTGATATGCTCAAGGATATTGGGCTGCAAATTATAGCGAAATGTGATGGTTTGCCCCTTGCTGTTAAAGTAATGGGAGGACTCTTGTGTCAAAAGGACAATAAGCACCGTGACTGGGAGATGGTTCTGGATGATTCCATATGGTCAGTATCTGGAATGCCCGAAGTGCTAAACCATGCAGTACATTTAAGCTATGAAGATTTACCTTCTTGCATCAAGCAATGCTTTCTATGCTACTCCCTTCTCCCAAAAACTGCATTGTTTGGAAGAGATGACATAATTGGCATGTGGATTAGTGAAGGATTTCTTCACGGGCCCTCAGACGACTTAGAAGAATTAGGAAGCAAGTACTATAAGGAGCTGATAATGAGGAACCTGATAGAGCCAAATGCACAGTACCTTGATCAATGTGTCTGCAACATGCATGATGTAGTGCGCTCATTTGCTCAATTTGTGGCTAGAGATGAGGCATTGACAGCTCTCAGTGGAGAAACTAATATTGATAGTAAACTTAGTGCACATAAATTTCTTCGATTATCTCTTGAAAGCAAAGCATCAGAATCAGATGGGCTAGACTGGAGTTCTTTAGAAGCACAAAAGACATTGAGAACACTAATATCAGTTGGCCATATAAATATGAAGCCTAGTGATTCATTGGTTCATTTTCCATGTCTGCGGACACTACATATTGATTCTGCACATGTTGTTAGATTGGTTGAATCTTTGCATGAATTCAAGCACCTGCGCTACTTGTCCTTACAGAACTCTGATATATCTTGTCTGCCAGATAGCATTGGAAAGATGAAATTTTTGCAGTACATTAACCTTAGAGGATGCCAGCAATTTGTGGAACTTCCACATAGCATTGTAAAGTTATGGAAGCTAAGGTATCTTAACTTCAACAAAACGAGTATAAGTGGCATACCTAGGGGGTTCTGTGATCTTACAAATCTGAGGATAATACATGGGTTTCCAGctcaggtagatggtgagtggtgcagTGTGGAAGAGTTGGGCCCTCTTTATCGGCTCAAGCATGTTGGAATACAGGGGTTGGAGAATGTAACTACTTCCTCGTCTGCAGCAAAGGCAAGGCTTGGTGAGAAGGTGCATCTTACCAACCTAGACTTAACATGCAGTAGTATATTGGGTGACAATGGGCTGATTAGAGAGGAAGATATGGTCTCTGAGGAAGAGCAACAACGAATAGAGAAGGTGTTTGATGAGCTCTGCCCTCCGCCCAGGTTAGAATATCTTGCCATTGAAGGATATTTTGGCCGATGGCTCCCAAGGTGGATGATGTCGTCATCAGCTATGCCCCTCAAGAGCTTGAGGACTTTAATGATTGACGACCTGGCTTGCTGCACACAGCTTCCTGATGGCTTATGTCAGCTCCCTTATTTGGAGTTCATTCAGATCAACCGTGCTCCAGCCATCAAGCGTGTTGGACCAGATTTCCTGCAATCCTACCATCAGCATAGCCCTCGTCCTTCCCAGGTGGTTATTGCATTTCCGAGATTGCATGTGATGAATTTAGCGGGAATGGTGGAATGGGAAGAGTGGGAGTGGGAGGAGCAAGTGCAAGCATTTCCTGTCTTACAGAATCTTGCGCTAATTAGCTGTAAATTGCGGCGTCTTCCTCCGGGCCTTGCCTACCAGGCAAGAGCTTTAAATGTATTGTCCATACAACAAGTCCAGGGTCTCAGCTCTCTAGAGAACTTTGGATCTCTGGTCGAGCTGGAAGTGGCTGGAGGCCTTGACCTAGAGAGAATCACTAATCTCCCCAGACTAAAGAAGCTTACCATCAAGAACTGCTCAAAGGTGAAGGTGCTAGAAGGTGTTCCTGCACTCCAGACTCTCGTGCTTGTGGATTTAAACATGGAGACACTCCCAGAATACATGAGAGGTATAAATGCAAGGCATTTGGAGCTCTACTGCAGCCTAGCACTGCTCGCTTCCATAGCCGCCGGGCAATCTGGCCCTTTGTGGGACAAGTTCAGCCATGTTGAGCATGTCAAGGCATATGCACGGGAAGGAGATACTCCAAGAAAATGGTTTGTCCTGTACACAGCTAATCCCTACAACTTGGAGACAAATGTCAGCCGCTCTTTCATGTCCAAAG GAATCTTATCTTCTTTTGAGGACACACAAAGATTTGAATCAGTCTTCAGGATGACAAGAAAAACCTTTAGCTACATCTGCAGCTTGGTGTGTGTGCCGTCATTGGAAGATATGAACAGGTACACCTTTGTCGACGGGAGGGTACTCTGCTTGGAAGATCGAGTGGCCGTTGCTCTAAGAATGTTGTACTCTAGTGAGCCACCAGAGACTTTAGGATCCTCTGTTGATGTGAACAAGTCAACCATCTTGTTGGTAACTGAGAGGTTTGTTGATGCTGTGTTCAAGCGAGCAAGGCACCACTTGCGCTGGCCAGACTCCAGTAAAATGGATATGATCAAATCCATGTTTGACAAGATCCACAATATGGATAACTGTTGTGGTGTTATATGTACAACTCACATCCCATTTGGATTAAACTGCGACCATGAGAAAAGTGGCAGCATTCAAATGCAAGTCGTCGTTGATACGGAGACAAGGTTCACGAACATTTGGTTGGAATTGGCAGATAGCAAGACCAAGTTGAGAATTTTGCATGACTCTGAAATCTTTGAGGGGTGCGAGAAGGGTGATTGGCTGAACGGCAGCAAGCTGAAGGTAGCATTAGATGGGTCAGAAGTCGGGGAATACATAATTGGTGATGCAGGATACCCTCTTCTCCCATGGCTAATCACACCTTACCAGGATGACCTCTCGGACTCCAAGGTAGAGTTCAATAGGAGACACTCTGCAGCTACAACCTGCGCGCCCAAGGCGCTGGCGAGGCTCCAAGATACATGGAAGTACCTGCAGGGAGATGCATGGTGGCCGGTCAATCCAGAAATTATGGCTAAGATGATCTGTGCCTTCTGCATGTTGCATAACATAGTCATAGATATGGAGGAGGATGCAGCAGTGCAGAGCATTGAGGAGCTGAGTTTCTTTGAGAATGTGCGGCAGTTAAAAAATGAAGATGCCATCAGGGCAAGGGATATGCTGTCACAACACTTCTTGATTGGAAGGTCATCCAAATCAGGAG TTGGCACAGTAGATCCAGAGGAAGACGATGAATTAGCTGCATCATCCAGAAGCTCATCATTATTCCGGTGGCTCAGGAGATGA